One Mailhella massiliensis DNA segment encodes these proteins:
- a CDS encoding universal stress protein — translation MSVFSNIVCCISLSENPDDVAQYTNDITRQNDAKLILVHVAADNESILRRTGSKSMVEKLIDESRKANEDAFTAYVNKHFAGLDTTIVLTEGKVEEELLKIIDKYCADLIVIGSMSTKGLFGSLFNKPSESIIGKTRIPVMVIPNDLSLECVPEF, via the coding sequence ATGTCTGTTTTTTCCAATATCGTCTGCTGCATCAGCCTTTCTGAAAATCCCGACGACGTGGCTCAGTACACGAACGACATCACCCGTCAGAACGACGCCAAGCTCATCCTCGTCCATGTGGCTGCCGACAACGAAAGCATCCTGCGCCGCACCGGCAGCAAGAGCATGGTGGAAAAGCTCATCGACGAAAGCCGCAAGGCCAATGAAGACGCCTTTACCGCCTATGTGAACAAGCACTTCGCCGGTCTCGACACCACCATCGTGCTCACCGAAGGCAAGGTCGAGGAAGAACTGCTCAAGATCATCGACAAGTACTGCGCCGACCTCATCGTCATCGGCAGCATGTCCACCAAGGGCCTGTTCGGTTCTCTGTTCAACAAGCCTTCCGAAAGCATCATCGGCAAGACCCGCATCCCCGTCATGGTCATTCCCAACGACCTCAGCCTGGAATGCGTGCCTGAATTCTAA
- a CDS encoding DNA primase family protein → MSMTSEQIMQAMKELTSLPKEEQVRVMRALTSRQSEELLARVHPEEAVVFPTELPNLRDASNWPDGDEISDGEILAYFGESMLGDAKLYARLNRGMVVYVRYWERFLVWAGHHWEDDHYGIAFQRIESVVKLYERVAALKRNELEDKSLSNEEKRMIEGLVNQLDRRIKQLRSKQGQENLLTQITRIPYPLVVLPDEIDKKYFSLACPNGVVDLKTGLFRPGIPDDYILNYCVTPFSPELLEVSDPCPETSRFLLSSMNEDEELVDFIWRILGYGLIRERSDHKFIVFWGAHGRNGKDTLIKLVTKVLGKNLSGDVPVEVFLQTGQARNSAAPSPDILALKGMCLAWINEAEDGQKFAMARLKKLTGGGEISGRGLQDKKATTFEQTHLPIMTTNELPRSKSEDSAFWARMIIVKWELSFVDEPKEEYERPADKHLDAKVQEEAQGVLAMMVRGAIDYLKNGLQIPEKVKAWTMEQRDSLDDLAEFLEECCVMEERHELPSAYSTRIKAGDLRDCWNLWYAENRDRKHIPGGRSLSLKLDQRDIPRIRSNGTWRLGLELKPDWRSRVEDEQQKYSSRRDASSYVQNEF, encoded by the coding sequence ATGAGCATGACCTCGGAACAAATCATGCAGGCCATGAAGGAGCTGACTTCCCTTCCGAAGGAAGAACAGGTTCGCGTGATGCGCGCGCTGACTTCCCGGCAGTCGGAAGAACTTCTTGCGCGGGTGCACCCGGAAGAAGCGGTGGTTTTCCCGACGGAATTGCCGAACCTCCGGGACGCTTCCAACTGGCCTGACGGCGACGAGATTTCCGACGGGGAAATTCTGGCCTACTTCGGCGAGTCCATGCTGGGAGACGCCAAGCTCTACGCTCGTCTCAATCGCGGCATGGTGGTCTATGTCCGGTACTGGGAAAGGTTCCTTGTATGGGCCGGGCACCACTGGGAAGATGACCACTACGGCATCGCCTTCCAGAGAATTGAGTCGGTGGTGAAGCTCTACGAGCGTGTGGCCGCGCTCAAGAGAAACGAACTGGAAGACAAATCCCTGAGCAATGAAGAAAAGAGGATGATCGAAGGCCTGGTGAACCAACTGGATCGGCGCATCAAGCAGCTCCGCTCAAAGCAGGGTCAGGAAAACCTTCTGACCCAGATTACCAGAATTCCCTATCCGCTTGTGGTTCTCCCTGACGAGATAGACAAGAAGTATTTTTCATTGGCCTGTCCCAACGGCGTGGTGGATCTCAAGACCGGACTGTTTCGGCCGGGTATCCCTGATGACTACATCCTCAATTACTGCGTAACGCCTTTTTCGCCTGAGCTGTTGGAAGTTTCAGACCCGTGTCCTGAGACATCCCGGTTTCTTCTAAGCTCGATGAATGAAGATGAGGAGCTGGTAGACTTCATATGGCGCATACTCGGTTATGGCCTGATTCGGGAAAGAAGTGACCATAAGTTCATCGTATTCTGGGGCGCGCATGGTCGAAACGGAAAGGACACGCTCATAAAGCTGGTGACGAAGGTCTTGGGCAAGAACCTGTCGGGCGACGTGCCCGTGGAAGTCTTCCTTCAGACCGGCCAGGCAAGAAACAGCGCGGCGCCGTCCCCGGACATTCTGGCCCTGAAGGGTATGTGCCTGGCATGGATCAATGAGGCCGAGGACGGGCAGAAATTCGCCATGGCGCGCCTCAAAAAATTGACGGGCGGCGGCGAGATTTCCGGTCGCGGCCTCCAGGACAAGAAGGCGACTACGTTCGAGCAGACCCATCTGCCCATCATGACCACCAATGAACTGCCGCGTTCGAAGTCGGAAGACTCGGCGTTCTGGGCGCGCATGATCATCGTGAAATGGGAACTCTCCTTTGTAGACGAGCCCAAGGAAGAGTACGAGCGACCGGCGGACAAGCATCTGGACGCCAAGGTCCAGGAGGAAGCCCAAGGCGTGCTCGCCATGATGGTGCGCGGTGCCATCGATTACCTGAAAAACGGCCTCCAGATCCCCGAAAAGGTCAAGGCGTGGACCATGGAACAGCGCGATTCCCTCGATGATCTGGCCGAATTCCTTGAGGAGTGCTGCGTCATGGAAGAAAGGCATGAGCTTCCTTCCGCGTACTCGACACGCATCAAGGCCGGCGACCTTCGGGATTGTTGGAACCTCTGGTACGCGGAGAACCGCGACAGGAAGCATATCCCCGGCGGTCGCTCGCTTAGTCTCAAGCTCGACCAGCGCGATATTCCCAGAATCCGCTCCAACGGCACGTGGCGGCTCGGACTTGAACTCAAGCCTGACTGGCGCTCACGCGTGGAAGATGAGCAGCAAAAGTACTCCTCTCGCAGAGATGCGTCCAGTTATGTCCAAAATGAGTTTTAG
- a CDS encoding toprim domain-containing protein: protein MSTLKDFYIHRYGEAAKVHGDSINGPCPFCNGGVDRFIIWTRRNENLGKTCMEHGIPGVYFCRQCEAKGDTIEYLMKAEGMDFHDACAELGIEPSRKISVRPAPVEKPQTPSFSGREVKEPGVSWLAQVEHLNGKAVEALGQSANALRWLSGRGITPTMAKRYELGCVNGENGKPGLFRWRSSFGLEPGKAKDGREVKKFFIPRGISIPSRSRRGDIVMFRIRRPDMDLQTRKTCKYWELTGGSSIPYFLPAKHPGHVFVTVIVEGEFDAMLLHSLAGETLGVMAMRSNSNKPDMEGHKLLSASDLILVCLDTDEAGTKGVDWWKKTYRQAVHTPIPGFKDPGDAWKAGMDVRLWLEAVVPGTVSLAPEACGPSYECASGPMGTSSGRLSFEGEGVKNTSEECEAGEATADVQDNFADLLTEENLKGLRAALPSYLDMEVISRDVLALAVLWRGAPIHYVKLPAGGFEWNTSTAWAKRFPAQYDRFLRLATSSRDVADWLDTHSATDISSRNFLQLFEDCK from the coding sequence ATGTCCACGCTCAAGGATTTTTACATTCACCGGTACGGAGAAGCCGCCAAAGTTCACGGTGACAGCATCAACGGCCCGTGTCCGTTTTGCAACGGCGGAGTTGACCGGTTCATTATCTGGACTCGGCGCAATGAGAACCTGGGCAAGACCTGCATGGAGCATGGTATCCCCGGTGTGTACTTCTGCCGCCAGTGCGAAGCCAAGGGCGACACCATCGAGTACCTCATGAAGGCGGAAGGCATGGACTTTCACGACGCCTGCGCCGAACTCGGTATCGAGCCTTCCAGAAAAATTTCTGTTCGCCCTGCGCCCGTAGAGAAGCCTCAGACGCCGAGTTTCAGCGGGCGGGAAGTGAAGGAGCCGGGAGTGAGCTGGCTTGCCCAAGTGGAACACCTGAACGGCAAAGCTGTGGAAGCGCTCGGACAGTCCGCCAATGCGCTGCGCTGGCTTTCTGGAAGGGGCATCACGCCCACCATGGCGAAGCGCTACGAGCTCGGATGCGTGAATGGAGAGAACGGGAAGCCCGGGCTTTTTCGGTGGCGCTCCTCCTTCGGACTGGAGCCCGGCAAGGCAAAGGACGGGCGGGAAGTGAAGAAGTTCTTCATCCCCAGAGGCATTTCCATTCCCAGCAGAAGCCGCAGGGGCGATATCGTGATGTTCCGTATCCGCAGGCCGGATATGGACCTCCAGACACGGAAGACCTGCAAGTACTGGGAGCTCACCGGCGGCAGCAGCATCCCATACTTCCTTCCGGCGAAACATCCCGGCCATGTATTCGTGACCGTCATCGTCGAAGGCGAATTCGACGCCATGCTTCTCCACTCTCTTGCCGGGGAAACGCTCGGCGTCATGGCCATGCGTTCCAATTCCAACAAGCCCGACATGGAAGGCCACAAGCTGCTTTCCGCTTCCGATCTGATTCTGGTCTGCCTCGATACCGACGAAGCGGGCACCAAGGGCGTCGACTGGTGGAAAAAGACCTACAGGCAGGCGGTGCACACTCCCATCCCCGGCTTCAAAGATCCGGGAGACGCATGGAAGGCGGGCATGGACGTGCGGTTGTGGCTGGAAGCGGTCGTTCCCGGCACCGTTTCCCTGGCTCCTGAGGCCTGCGGGCCATCGTATGAGTGCGCCAGCGGACCCATGGGCACTTCATCCGGCAGGCTGTCTTTTGAGGGGGAGGGGGTAAAAAATACTTCTGAGGAGTGTGAGGCAGGGGAAGCGACGGCAGATGTGCAGGACAACTTCGCGGATCTGCTGACGGAAGAGAATTTGAAAGGACTGCGCGCCGCACTTCCTTCGTATCTGGATATGGAAGTGATTTCTCGGGATGTGCTTGCGCTCGCGGTGTTATGGCGCGGCGCGCCCATCCATTATGTGAAGCTTCCTGCCGGTGGTTTTGAGTGGAACACGTCCACGGCATGGGCGAAGCGTTTTCCCGCCCAGTATGATCGCTTCCTGCGCTTGGCTACATCGTCCCGCGATGTAGCGGACTGGCTGGATACCCATTCGGCAACGGATATTTCCAGCAGAAACTTTTTACAGCTTTTCGAGGATTGCAAATGA
- a CDS encoding ParB N-terminal domain-containing protein: MMTDETLEKRNEELAAVSADLFGDAMRLMVVKPESLTLLKDNARFFKRETFRQLRDNIAADKRLSSVPLCYRYPDGKLEVLSGNHRVQASIEAGIPLIMVLVITEELEKSRRIAIQLSHNALVGEDDQSILANLWAQIENTRDQLYSGLDSEAVQALGEVELVNFSTPQVPTHMVTFMFTDGEKEHLSEILELLEQQAKKSGTVYICPSSEYEPFLQLLSDTKNAENIRDTSLAMVRLLEVCNDWLTRETV, from the coding sequence ATGATGACCGATGAAACCTTGGAAAAGAGGAATGAGGAACTGGCCGCCGTCAGTGCCGATCTGTTCGGGGACGCCATGCGTCTCATGGTGGTGAAGCCGGAAAGCCTGACTCTGCTGAAGGACAACGCTCGGTTTTTCAAGCGGGAAACCTTCCGGCAGCTTCGTGACAACATCGCGGCGGACAAGCGTCTGTCCAGTGTGCCGCTCTGTTACCGTTACCCCGACGGGAAACTGGAAGTCCTGTCCGGCAACCACCGCGTACAGGCAAGCATCGAGGCGGGGATTCCGCTCATCATGGTGCTGGTCATCACGGAGGAACTGGAAAAATCCAGGCGTATAGCCATTCAGCTTTCCCACAACGCGCTTGTCGGTGAAGACGATCAAAGCATTCTGGCCAATCTCTGGGCGCAGATAGAGAACACGCGGGATCAGCTTTACAGTGGCCTTGATTCGGAGGCGGTACAGGCGTTGGGAGAAGTGGAGCTCGTCAATTTTTCCACGCCGCAGGTCCCGACCCATATGGTGACCTTCATGTTTACCGACGGGGAAAAGGAGCACCTTTCGGAGATTCTCGAGCTTTTGGAGCAGCAGGCGAAAAAGAGCGGGACTGTGTATATATGCCCGTCTTCGGAATACGAACCTTTTCTTCAGCTCTTATCCGATACGAAAAATGCGGAAAATATCCGTGATACCTCGCTGGCGATGGTTCGTCTTCTGGAAGTCTGTAACGATTGGCTGACACGGGAGACGGTATGA
- a CDS encoding DUF488 family protein, producing MIQTSFFSSKAPKERKVCIAKWHRNWNGPRAPLFAPSNPKAVDWQGAYWRDLEERFPDAESLKHYLLDIERRTRNPILCCFEKDQTQCHRRVLATFIRKRLGIDVPEWSNAEPEQFSLV from the coding sequence ATGATTCAGACGTCGTTTTTCTCAAGCAAGGCTCCAAAGGAGCGCAAGGTGTGCATTGCCAAGTGGCACAGGAATTGGAATGGACCCAGGGCTCCGCTGTTCGCCCCTTCCAATCCGAAGGCTGTGGACTGGCAGGGGGCGTACTGGAGAGACCTCGAAGAGCGTTTCCCCGATGCGGAGAGCCTGAAGCACTATCTTCTGGATATCGAGCGCAGGACTCGTAATCCGATTCTCTGCTGCTTCGAGAAAGATCAGACCCAGTGTCACCGGCGAGTACTCGCTACGTTCATCAGAAAGCGTTTGGGGATAGATGTGCCTGAGTGGAGCAATGCCGAACCTGAGCAGTTCAGCCTGGTGTAA
- a CDS encoding helix-turn-helix domain-containing protein, whose translation MPINENEFLSNFLIPYNDETKHLLGTTDAPTPTPFGNRLREWRLHNNMTFSELSRLVGLSPGMLSEIEIGRRESTDEQRNLLQDIMKKQPLGDRRNYEIQQ comes from the coding sequence ATGCCGATAAACGAGAACGAATTCCTTTCAAACTTTCTGATACCGTACAACGATGAAACAAAGCATCTTCTCGGCACGACGGACGCCCCCACGCCCACGCCGTTTGGAAACCGACTCCGGGAATGGCGGTTGCACAACAACATGACGTTCAGTGAACTTTCAAGGCTGGTCGGTCTGTCACCTGGAATGCTTTCCGAGATTGAAATCGGCCGGCGCGAATCTACGGATGAACAGCGCAACCTGCTTCAGGATATTATGAAAAAACAGCCTCTGGGCGACAGGAGAAACTATGAAATACAACAATGA
- a CDS encoding terminase gpA endonuclease subunit, producing MSTSASPRVTKKLKVRGIPSWLPVNLQVALQQVGVDESGQKRRKFSISVSFSAGERRALRFSRSMAVSAWAEKFRVVENSSIRGRWQNVFTPYLAGIMDAANLPGVETVIICKSPQTGGSESGHNLVGYCIDRLPGPVMYVFPDELTARENAQDRIIPMITSSPRLRSYMTGLGDDASSLRIKLQHMTISLAWSGSVSRLGNKPVRVLILDELDKYANPKNEARSEDLAEKRTTTWRSRRKIMKISTPTTENGPIWKAFSEEANARFRYWVRCPHCEEMQLMTFDNLTWPNRDTKEEPKAEDVLSRKLAWYVCPHCGACWTDTDRDRAVRRGEWREEESGMGMYDYIAAHRPVKVAFHVPAFLSYFVSLSEIARAYLKYKETDEMAALRNFNNQYLAEPWAEQYEERDEAEIFRLCDDRPRGTVPGPLPETPDIPRVSCLLAGIDTQKGYFRYVIRAWGFGESLESWLVQCGAVASFSDLEQLLFGSVYHDAAGHEYRVVGAMIDAMGNRTREVYAWAAHHRQFVLPWQGKRSMSSPYTMSPVEYFPGLMGNKVKIPGGLTLFQCDTTYFKSGLAQKLMIQPGDPGAFHLHSNEDGSLDGYGKEMCAEIWDDKTMAWVNPMERPNHYWDCEVMCLALADIKGVKNIPLPEQGAKPPRKTIPRTVTTGARLGVGRYG from the coding sequence ATGAGCACGTCTGCCAGCCCCCGCGTGACAAAGAAGCTGAAGGTTCGCGGTATACCTTCATGGCTGCCTGTGAACCTTCAAGTTGCGCTGCAACAGGTCGGAGTTGATGAATCCGGCCAGAAGCGCCGGAAGTTTTCCATCTCTGTATCGTTCTCCGCCGGTGAACGCAGGGCGTTGCGCTTCTCAAGGTCCATGGCGGTCTCGGCCTGGGCGGAAAAATTCCGCGTTGTAGAAAATTCCTCCATCCGCGGGCGCTGGCAGAACGTTTTCACCCCGTACCTAGCGGGCATCATGGACGCGGCCAATCTGCCGGGCGTGGAGACGGTCATCATCTGCAAAAGCCCTCAGACCGGCGGCTCGGAATCCGGGCACAATTTGGTGGGCTACTGCATCGACCGTCTCCCAGGCCCGGTGATGTACGTCTTTCCTGATGAACTCACCGCACGAGAGAATGCACAGGACAGGATCATTCCCATGATCACATCAAGTCCGCGACTGCGTTCCTATATGACCGGACTTGGTGACGATGCCTCCAGCCTGAGAATCAAGCTCCAGCACATGACCATCAGCCTTGCATGGTCCGGCTCGGTTTCCCGCTTGGGCAACAAGCCCGTGCGTGTGCTCATCCTGGACGAGCTGGACAAGTACGCCAATCCGAAGAATGAGGCGCGTTCTGAGGACCTTGCCGAAAAGCGTACTACGACGTGGCGCTCCCGCCGCAAGATCATGAAAATTTCCACGCCCACCACGGAAAACGGTCCCATATGGAAAGCCTTCTCGGAAGAAGCGAACGCCCGTTTCCGGTACTGGGTACGCTGCCCGCACTGCGAAGAAATGCAGCTCATGACGTTTGACAACCTGACTTGGCCGAACAGGGACACCAAAGAAGAGCCGAAGGCGGAAGACGTGCTTAGTCGGAAACTCGCCTGGTATGTCTGTCCCCATTGCGGCGCCTGCTGGACGGACACAGACAGGGACAGGGCCGTCCGTCGCGGCGAGTGGCGCGAGGAGGAAAGCGGCATGGGGATGTACGACTACATTGCGGCGCATCGTCCGGTGAAAGTGGCTTTCCATGTCCCGGCGTTCCTGAGCTACTTCGTGAGTCTATCCGAAATCGCCCGCGCCTATCTCAAATACAAAGAAACCGACGAAATGGCCGCCCTGCGCAACTTCAACAACCAGTACCTGGCCGAACCGTGGGCGGAGCAATACGAAGAACGGGATGAAGCAGAAATCTTCCGTCTTTGTGACGATCGGCCGCGCGGCACGGTTCCCGGCCCGCTGCCGGAAACGCCGGACATTCCCCGCGTGTCCTGTCTGCTGGCCGGTATCGATACCCAGAAGGGATACTTCCGCTATGTCATCCGTGCGTGGGGATTTGGCGAGTCTCTGGAAAGCTGGCTGGTTCAGTGCGGTGCGGTAGCGTCCTTCTCTGACTTGGAACAGCTTCTTTTCGGCAGCGTGTACCATGATGCCGCCGGACATGAGTACCGCGTGGTAGGCGCGATGATAGACGCCATGGGTAACCGCACGAGAGAGGTCTACGCTTGGGCAGCGCATCATCGTCAGTTTGTCCTGCCATGGCAAGGCAAGAGAAGCATGAGTTCCCCCTATACGATGTCCCCTGTCGAGTATTTCCCCGGCCTCATGGGCAACAAGGTGAAGATCCCCGGCGGGCTTACCCTGTTCCAGTGCGATACGACCTATTTCAAGTCAGGTCTTGCCCAGAAGCTTATGATTCAGCCCGGTGATCCCGGAGCGTTCCACCTGCACAGCAACGAAGACGGAAGCCTGGACGGATACGGGAAGGAAATGTGCGCTGAAATTTGGGATGACAAAACCATGGCCTGGGTTAATCCGATGGAGCGCCCGAACCACTACTGGGACTGTGAGGTTATGTGCCTTGCTCTTGCCGACATCAAGGGGGTGAAAAATATTCCCCTGCCTGAGCAGGGAGCCAAACCTCCGCGTAAAACGATCCCCAGGACAGTAACGACTGGAGCACGACTAGGTGTGGGGCGATATGGATAG
- a CDS encoding type II toxin-antitoxin system HicA family toxin translates to METKGDHHQFKHPTIPGRVTVPHPKKDIPPGTLASIRRQSGLKLR, encoded by the coding sequence GTGGAAACGAAAGGCGATCACCACCAGTTCAAGCATCCTACAATTCCGGGACGTGTCACAGTTCCCCATCCCAAAAAGGATATTCCCCCGGGGACACTGGCAAGCATTCGCAGACAAAGCGGACTGAAACTCCGCTAA
- a CDS encoding type II toxin-antitoxin system HicB family antitoxin — translation MYYPATFAPNTEGRYDVTFVDLPGCVSQGTGLEDAMRMAQEALALHLSGMLEDGEKLPKPSSLEEARAKDEAFAKEEGYTLPEGTLRQFVMAEVKKKEDAPVRLSISLKPQIVSLIDQTAEELGLTRSGLIAVATREYCNKAQL, via the coding sequence GTGTATTATCCTGCTACGTTTGCTCCGAATACCGAAGGACGATATGATGTGACCTTCGTGGATCTTCCGGGCTGTGTGTCGCAGGGCACCGGTTTGGAAGACGCCATGCGTATGGCTCAGGAAGCCTTGGCACTGCACCTTTCCGGTATGCTGGAAGACGGTGAAAAGCTCCCCAAACCTTCCAGTCTTGAAGAAGCCCGTGCAAAAGATGAAGCCTTTGCCAAGGAAGAAGGTTATACGCTGCCGGAAGGTACGCTGCGCCAGTTCGTCATGGCAGAGGTGAAAAAGAAGGAAGATGCCCCAGTGCGTCTTTCCATTTCTCTGAAACCTCAGATCGTTTCTCTTATTGATCAGACGGCAGAAGAACTTGGCCTTACCCGTTCCGGCCTTATCGCCGTCGCCACTAGGGAATATTGCAACAAGGCTCAGCTGTAG
- a CDS encoding DUF6148 family protein, translating to MSSVYTKEELHAEISLWKKALTACATGKSYTIDGRTLTRQDLPAIRDHLSWLADLLAAAERRSSRILVRPIIRR from the coding sequence ATGAGCAGCGTTTATACGAAAGAAGAACTTCATGCCGAGATAAGCCTTTGGAAGAAGGCTCTCACCGCCTGCGCGACGGGAAAGTCCTATACCATCGACGGACGCACCCTTACGCGGCAGGACCTTCCGGCCATCCGGGATCATCTTTCCTGGCTGGCCGATCTGCTCGCCGCCGCTGAAAGACGCTCTTCCCGGATTCTGGTCCGGCCGATCATCCGCAGATAG
- a CDS encoding phage portal protein, producing the protein MAILDQYGKPVTTSRRMSHASADAGARRGPMSGWRGPQVYGEHDDMAERVISQRRAADLAENDWAAESILSSITQNAVGVGLKPRAQIPFEELGISREQALEIGRRMEWLWWKWSTRADVRGQQTFEQLQFLGLRTMLIYGEMLHIPVMLPESERSRRGLSFSLSIQDVTPTRLRTPASMEADDAVKDGIRMNAWGRPVAYYIASPESMGKAHLQDGDGTASYSTIPAMRAGRPGIFHLFIHKDSEQIRGKSIFSNSIGLFRTLNDAISFELLAQNMAAEFPVFIEKDNSMNIMGQLPQGVEQDDDGNYYTDLRGPQIMYGNAGEKPQVLTNERPSVNFQSFVKLVQKAMSASVGGSYIAMMKDFEGANYSVARAAMNEAWRLYRWYREFFSVSYCKPVWEAVMEEAWLRDYFTLPAGAPDFYEAKDLWCACAWNGPARGYMDPTKEVQAEILAIDNHLKTRHQSMAESGSDFDDEYPVMLEEHEKMRALATGDTFLIEEEDDEQASE; encoded by the coding sequence ATGGCGATACTCGATCAGTACGGAAAGCCCGTCACCACGTCCCGCAGAATGTCGCACGCCAGTGCGGATGCTGGTGCACGTCGCGGACCCATGAGTGGTTGGCGCGGTCCTCAGGTGTACGGTGAGCATGATGACATGGCGGAACGTGTCATCTCTCAGCGCCGTGCGGCGGATCTCGCGGAAAACGACTGGGCGGCGGAAAGCATTCTTTCCTCCATTACCCAGAACGCCGTGGGCGTGGGACTGAAACCCCGCGCGCAGATTCCTTTTGAGGAACTCGGCATCAGCAGGGAACAGGCGCTTGAGATCGGCCGCCGCATGGAATGGCTGTGGTGGAAATGGAGCACGCGGGCGGATGTTCGCGGCCAGCAGACTTTTGAGCAGCTCCAGTTTCTGGGACTGCGTACCATGCTGATCTACGGCGAGATGCTGCATATCCCGGTTATGCTGCCGGAATCGGAAAGAAGCCGTCGCGGGCTTTCGTTTTCCCTGTCCATTCAGGACGTGACGCCTACGCGACTGCGTACTCCTGCCTCCATGGAAGCGGACGATGCCGTGAAGGACGGCATACGGATGAACGCCTGGGGAAGGCCGGTTGCGTACTACATCGCGTCGCCGGAGAGCATGGGCAAGGCCCATCTCCAGGACGGAGACGGCACGGCTTCCTACTCGACGATTCCGGCCATGCGTGCGGGCAGGCCGGGCATTTTTCATCTTTTCATCCATAAGGACAGTGAACAGATACGGGGAAAGAGTATCTTCTCCAATTCCATTGGCCTGTTCCGCACGTTGAACGACGCCATCAGTTTTGAATTGCTTGCTCAGAACATGGCCGCAGAATTTCCGGTGTTCATCGAAAAAGACAACAGCATGAACATCATGGGACAGCTCCCACAGGGGGTGGAACAGGACGACGACGGGAACTACTACACCGATCTTCGCGGTCCCCAGATCATGTACGGCAATGCTGGTGAAAAGCCGCAGGTGCTGACCAACGAGCGCCCGTCCGTAAATTTCCAGAGCTTCGTGAAGCTGGTTCAGAAAGCCATGAGCGCCAGCGTGGGCGGCTCATACATCGCCATGATGAAGGACTTCGAGGGCGCGAACTACAGCGTCGCCCGTGCCGCCATGAATGAAGCCTGGCGGCTGTACCGCTGGTATCGGGAATTTTTCTCTGTGAGCTACTGCAAGCCTGTGTGGGAAGCGGTCATGGAGGAAGCCTGGCTGCGAGACTACTTTACGCTTCCCGCCGGAGCGCCGGACTTTTACGAGGCGAAAGACCTCTGGTGTGCCTGTGCTTGGAACGGCCCGGCGCGCGGCTACATGGATCCCACAAAGGAAGTTCAGGCGGAAATCCTTGCCATCGACAACCACTTGAAGACCCGTCACCAATCCATGGCGGAAAGCGGCAGCGACTTCGATGACGAGTACCCGGTCATGCTGGAAGAACATGAAAAAATGAGGGCCCTGGCCACTGGAGACACGTTTCTGATTGAGGAAGAAGATGATGAACAAGCTTCTGAGTAA